The genomic interval TCTATGCTCTTTGCCATTAGCCAACTCTCAGTGCCTTTTTCAAGAAAAACTGTATATTGCCCTTTACCTCACTGAGTGGATTATCAAGCACCTTCTTGCCTATACCTGCCAGCCTTTTTGCAAAGTTGCTGTTTGGATACATTGCAATAAAACCCTTCTGAGCAATTATTGCATCCTTCACATGTGGATCAAAAGGCAGGTAACCAAGATAATCTATAGATAGACCAAGAAACTTATCTGCAACTATTGCCAATTTTCTAAATGTATCAAATGCCTCTTTCTCTGAACGTGCTGTATTGACAAGGATTCTGAAATGTCTTTCTTGAAAATCCCTTGAAAGCACCTTTATCAAAGCATATGCATCAGCTATAGATGTTGGTTCTGAGGTTACAACTACTATTGTCTCTTGTGCAGCACTACAGAAAAACAGCACATTGTCCGATATGCCTGCACCTGTATCAATAAGAAATATATCAAACGGTATATCAAATTCATCAAGTTCAGAAACAAGCTTTAGTCTGTGTTTATCTGTGAGCTTTGTAAGCTCTCTAATACCGGAACTCGCCGGCAGTATCATTATTCCAAGAGGTCCTGTCACTATAATATCTTTTATCTTCTTCTCTCCTAATAGTACATGTTTGAGATTATATTTTGGGGCTATGCCAAACAGAACATCTATATTGCTCAATCCTAAATCAGCATCAAGCACAAGCACTCTCTTGTTAAGACTTGCATAAAATAAGGCAAGATTGGCTACAAAGTTTGTTTTTCCAACACCGCCTTTTCCGCTTGAGACAGCAATTATCCGCTGCAAATCTGTAGTATATCTAATCCTGTCTTCTGCCTTCTGTTTTTTGTCTTCTATCATTAAACACCTCCAACAATCAGACCTGCAAGAAATTCAGGAGTAGGAATCCTTATATCATCAGGAATGTCCGGACCTGTTGCAACAAAAGATAATGGCCGACTTGTGAGCAGCGAAAGATTATAAAGATTTCCATATTGTGTCGCCATATCTAGCTTTGTAAAACCGATAGAATCAATCATTTCGGTATTGCATCTTTGCCATGCCTTGAGGGCTGCCTGTGTATCCATAGATGCATCAATGAGAAAGCATTTTTTCATAGGAAATCCTGAAGGGAATATATCCTTTATGTCCTCAAGTATTTCTTTATATTCATAGCCAGGTGTATCAATAAGAATAGGACCTCTTCCCATCTCGCGATAAACAATCTTTGGCAGATCACTCACATTTCTTATGACCTTCAATGGACACTTTATCTGTTTAGAAAGTTCCTTCATATATGCTATAGAACCAATCCGGTTATCATCGAGTGAAATAAGATTTACCTGCTTCTTTTTTAATGCAAGCAAATGAGCAACCTTTGACATGGTAGTAGTCTTGCCGACACCGGGTGGACCAAGAAATATAAGTCCGCTCTCTTCTGCAGAAGACATACCCTGTATCTTCAAGTCTTTTTTTATCGCCCCCTTGAGACTATCAAGGGAATCATGTGACCTTTCAAGTAAAATTATAGCAAACTGTGTATCAACGCCTTGCTTTACAAGGAGATTGAATAGTCCCTTTTTATCCTTTCCAATCCTCAATGTAGGCACTATCGGGCGCAATGTCTCCTTTAAAAAACCCATTTCATCCCTAAGTCCTCTTATCTCTTTTAAAATCTCTTCGACACCAGAAAACACCTCGCCAGTTGGCTTAGATATATCAACAGATACACTTTCTGAATCATCAATAGCAGCAGTAACTTCTACAGCATCCTTGTTAACAATCCCGAAAGGCCCTGTCTTTACTGACTTACTTGAAAGTATTATCGCATCTGGTCCGAGTTCTTTTTTCACGATTTCAAGGGCTTCTTTAAAACTACGACCAACAAATTTCTTGATTTTCATCTATTATCCCTCCAATCTACTCTATCTTTATTGTTCCTATCGAGTAAACCTTTGTACCCTGCGCTATTTCACCATGCGATACAACCATTATGCTTGAGGAAACACGTTCTGAGAGTTTCTTCACAAACCTCCTTATTGCAGGAGAACATAAAAGCACAGGCTGGTATCCCTTCTGTATACCTTCTTCAAAACTCCTTCGTATGCCTTCAATAACCTTATCAGTTATAACAGGGTCAAGTGCAAGATATGACCCCTGTGGTGTTGTCTGCACTGCCTCGATAATCAGACGCTCGACTCTTGGATCTATCAATATTACTGATACAGAACCATCAGGATTTTGCAACTGTTTTGTTATGCTACGTGCCAGTGCCTGTCTCACATATTCTGTAAGAACATCTGTATCTTTAGTGACATTTGCATAATCAGACAATGTCTCGAGTATTGTTTGCAGGTCCCTTATGCAGACCCTTTCTCTGAGAAGATTCTGTAATACCTTCTGGACAGCACCAAGATTCAAAAGATTAGGAACGAGATCTTCAACAACCTTTGGCTGTGTCTTAGAAAGATTATCCAACAATTTCTGTACATCCTGCTTGCCAAGTAATTCGTGGGCATAGTTCCTTATAACCTCTGTAAGATGTGTTGTAATAGCAGACGGCACATCCACAACTGTGTAACCTGATAACTGTGCCCTTTCTACATCTCTTTCATCTATCCAGAGAGCAGGCAATCCGAATGTAGGGTCTTTTGTTGGAATACCCTCTACCTTTGTCCTTTCTGCTCCAGATGCTATAGCAAGATATTTATTGACCATTACCTCAGCAGATGCAACCTCGACACCCTTTATGAGAATAGAATACTGATTTGGTTTTAATGATAAGTTATCCTTTATATGAACAGGCGGGACAATAAAACCCATGTCCGTTACCATCTGCTTTCTGATCGCCTTGATTCTCGTCAGAAGCGGGCCGCCTTCTTCCACGAGAGGGATAAGACCATAACCTATCTCAAGTGCAAGGGGATCAAGCGGCAGCAATGATTCAAGTGTCTCTGGGGGCATTGCCTCTTCAGGTGCAGGTGTAGCAACCTCTTCTCCTTTAACTGCCTTGCTCAAAAAATATGCTCCTGTCCCTGTAATAGTTGCAAGCATCAGAAATGGTACATGAGGCAGACCGGGAATAAGACCAAAAAACGCCAGTATGCCGGCAGCGGTTCCCAGTGCCTTTGGATTTACCAGTAACTGTTTTACGACCTCTGCACCTAAGTTAGCCTCTGTAGCAGCACGGCTCACAATAATACCTGCTGCTGTGGATGTAATCAGGGCAGGTATTTGTGCAACAAGTCCGTCACCTATAGTCAGGATTGTATAAGTCTTTGCAGCATCAGCAAGTGGCATTCCTTTCTGCAAAACACCGATAAGAAAACCGCCTATTATGTTAATAACCATTATAATTATGGCTGCAATGGCATCTCCCCTAACAAATTTACTTGCACCATCCATTGCCCCATAAAAATCAGCCTCCCTGCTTATTTCTTGTCTGCGCCTCCTTGCCTCTGTTTCATCAATGAGACCTGCATTCAAATCTGCATCGATGCTCATCTGCTTACCAGGCATCGCATCGAGTGTAAATCTTGCTGAGACTTCTGCAATTCTTCCTGCACCTTTTGTTATGACAACAAAATTTATAATAATAAGAATGAAAAATATGACAAAGCCAACAATAAAGTTGCCGCCGACAACAAACTCGCCAAATGATTTGATAACCTTTCCTGCTGCCTCTGTGCCCATGTCGCCCCTCATCAATATCAGTCTTGTTGCAGCTATGTTTAAAGAAAGCCTGAATAGTGTTGATATAAGGAGAATAGAAGGGAATACTGAAAAATCAAGAGGCTTAAAGATATATGCAGAAACTAAAAGTACTACAACAGAAAGTGTGATACTGAAAGAAAGCGATATATCAAGCAATATTGGAGGCATGGGTATTATCATCAGACCAAGTATCATGACAATACCAATTGCCAGCACAAAATCGCTTTGTCTTAAAAGTCTATCAAGCATAATTGCTCCAGAAGACAGAAGTCAGAAACCAGACTTTTATAAAGAAAATTTTTATTCCTTTTAAAATCCGTCCTCTAACTTCTGTCATCTGTTTTCTGTCTTTTGTTTTTTCAGTTTATACACATTCGCAAGTATTGTTGCTACTGCCCTATAGAGTGTTTCTGGAATCTCCTGTCCGATATTCAACTTGAATAAAGTCCTTGCAAGCGGCTTATCCTCAAAAACAGGCACATTATTTTTTACAGCAATTTCCTTTATCTTCTCTGCTATGATATTTGCTCCTTTTGCAACAACCGTTGGAGCACCCATTTTCGAAGAGTCATATTTCAATGCTACAGCAAAATGTGTAGGGTTTGTTATGACCACATCTGCCTTGGGAACCTCCTGCATCATCCTCTTCCGTGCCATTTCTCTCTGGAGGCTCCTTATACGCGCCTTAACACGAGGATCACCCTCTACCTCTTTGTACTCTTCCTTTATTTCTTGTTTAGTCATTCTAAGATTTCGTTCAAATTGCCATCTCTGATATGCAAAATCAGCAACAGCAAAAATAGTCAGGACAATAGCAGCAATAAGTAAAAGCCTTCTTATTTGATTGAATGAAAAAAACATAATAGACTGCACATCCATATCTACAAGTAGAGGGAGATTCATAAGTTCCTTTTTTATGAGAAAATAGATAATAAGACCCAAAACAATAACCTTGAGAACACCCTTCACTGTCTCAAAGACAGTATTGAGATTAAAAAATTTTTTTATCCCTTCAAGAGGATTAATTCTATTAATATCAGGGCTCAAAGGAGCAGGTGAAAGCAAAAAACCTGTTTGCAAGAAATGCACAATCACAATAACAAAAAGCATGGTGCCTAAAAATGGAGCCATTATCAATGCTGCATTCATTATATCCGTCTTAAATATATCCATAAATGAAACTTCATTCAAAGAAATCTCAAATCCCCTTTTTAAAGATGTCCTCAGATATGTAAGTAAAGAAGTAAACATAAAGCCACCAAATGAGAGATATAGAAATACCACCCATAAAGGTATAATCCCAGTAAGTTCTCTACTTCGGGGTATTTCACCTTTTTCCCTGGCCTTTTGTCGCCTTCGGGGCGTTGCTTGTTCTGTTCGCTCTTCAAACTCTTCAGGCATCTATTACCTCGTAAAGACCATTATTGCATCTTTTACATTTACAAAGGCCTTTGAAACAACCATCAATACAAACGGCAATGACAGAGCCATAAAAATAATCCCGCTAGTGATAAGAAGAGGAAAACTTATAAAAAATATATTTGCCTGCGGCAGTGCCCTTGAAAGAAAACCCATGGCAAGATTAATCAATACCTGAACAAGAATAATAGGAGCTGCTATTTTAAGTGCCAGCGGAAACAAAATAGAATTAAGTTTTATAATGGAGTCAAATATCCCTTTATACTGGATACTGCTCATATCAAAGCTGCGCACAATAGCCTCGATAAAATAGTGATGCATATCGAGCATAAAAAAAAGCCCCATTGAAACAAATGTATAAAAAAGGCTCAAAGGGCCGATCTGCTCACCAAACATAGGATTAAAAACAGCCGCCACGCCGATTCCCATTTCTATGCTCATCCACTGGGCTGCTGTTTCAACAGCACCGAGAATTATTCTTGCTGTGAGACCTATTGCAGAACCAACAAAAAATGCCTCGAAAATTGACCTTACAGGATTCTCTATATTCACATTCACAACAGGCAAAAGCAGTAATGTCAGTGCAACAGCAATTCCTACCCTTACCATCATTGGTGTCATTCTCGCCCCGATAAATGGGATAAAAGAAAGCATAACAGCAATCCTTATAAATACAGGGATAAATTTTTCAGCATATGTGTTTATCAAGTTATAAAGTTCCATCTCTACTCTCCCTGTCATTGCGAGCAAAGAGAAGCAATCCCATCATTTTGAGATTGCTTCGGCACCCCGTGCCTCGCAATGACACCATCAGGACTCTTTCGCCATTCATAATTGTCTCACCTCACATACATCGGTATGTTTTCGAAAATACTCCTTGTGAACCCGACCAGCACCTTAACCATCCACGGCAGTGCAATAAGCAATGTAAGAAACACAGCTATTATCTTTGGCACAAAGGTCATTGTCATTTCTTGCAGTTGTGTAATTGCCTGAAATATACTTATCAACACACCAATAACGAGGCTAACAAGCAGCACAGGCCCCCCCACAAGCAGAATGGTCTCAAATGTCTGCCTTGATACCTGATTTAATAACTCTGTAGTCATTCCTCCACTCCTCTAATTCTATCTATTGCCAACCGGCTACTATCTACCATCATCTATATCCTCCAACAAGTGAACCTATTAATAGATCCCAGCCATCAACAAGGACAAATAAAAGCAATTTAAAAGGCATGGAAACCATAATAGGAGGGAGCATCATCATACCCATACTTAGCAACACACTTGCTACAACCATGTCAATAACTAAGAATGGCAAAAATATGAGAAAACCTATCTCAAATGCCTTTTTAAGCTCCCCAATTGCAAAGGCAGGAATAACAACCCTCATTGGTAGATCCATAGGTGTTGCAGGTCTTTCAGATTTAGACATTTTAAAGAAAAGTGCGAGGTCTTTTTCTCTCGTCTGTTTTAGCATAAATTCCTTCAATGGAACTCCTGCCCTGTTAAGTGCTTCTTCTGCATTTATCTCTTTTTTTGTATAAGGCTGGTAAGCATCAGCATAAATCCTGTCAATAACAGGTGACATGACAAAAAGAGTAATAAAAAGGGACAGACCAATTATTACCTGTGTGGGAGGAACCTGCGGAGTTCCAAGTGCCTGCCTCAAAAAAGAAAGAACAACAACAATTCTTGTAAAGCATGTGGTCATAACAAGGATCGCAGGTAGTATAGAAAGCAGTGTGAGAAATAAAAGCAATTCAAGGGGGGTAGTTAAGCCAAGGAATCCCCCACCAGCAGGCGGAGGAGGTGCAGGTGCAGCAAAGGAAAACAGAGGACAGAAGACAGAAAACAGAAGAAAGAAAAAAAACAATTTACTTTTTATTAAATCTTTGATTTTAGCTTCTGACTTCTGACTTCTATCTTCTGTCTTCTGAAGTGCTTCTTCCACATCCGATGGGTTAGGCTTGCTCAGAAGGGATATGCCTTCATCGGCAATTCCCAAAATAAGATATTCCTTTAAAACCTTAACAACTGCAATACCCTTTTTAGGACCAAAAGGCTGATACTGTATAATCTCAATGAATCCTTTATTCGGCAAAACCCTCTGCTTCAAAAATCTGATAAACAGGTACAGACCTCCAAGGATAATCAGCAGTGCAATCGTAACTTTAATCAACTCAAAACCCAAAATAATCCTCCATTTTAGCTCATAGATGATAGTTTAAAAACCATGAGCTATTAGCTATCTCAATTGTCTCACCCTTTCAGTCGGACTTATGATATCAGTGAGTCTGATACCAAATTTTTCGTTCACAACAACTACCTCTCCCCTACCTATGAGCCTGTCATTTACATATACCTCCATTGGCTCTCCTGCTAATTTTTCAAGGGCAATAACAGATCCCTGTCCTAATTGAAGCAGTTCCTGAACGAGTATCTTTGTCCTACCAATAACAACAGTCAACTCAAGTGGAACATCAAGGATAAAATTTATATCTCTGTGGGTTGTCTGCTGTGCTTGAGCCTCGGCCTGAAACTCCTGTACATCTAAATTTTTTACTTCATCTGTCATCTCAACCTCCAGTTCAACTCATGGCTTTAATTCTTGTGCTATGAGCTAATTATGAGCCATGAGCTATTACTTTCGTTATTTTTAGCGCATATGAGCCTTTATAAATACCAAATCGTCCCTTAAATTTCGGGGTTCCCTCAACAAGTATGTCAATATCCTCATCCACTCTTCGATTGAGTATTATTACATCAGATACTTTCATATCAAGCACGTTCTGGACAGTAACCCGTGTATCTCCAAGTCTGCCTGTTACTGTTACAGGAATCTCTTTGAGCCTTTCTTTCAGTCTTTCAAGCCATTTTATATCAAGTTCATCCCTGTCAGCAGAAAATGCACTGTAAAGCTTTTCTTTTATCGGTTCTACTGTTCCATACGGAATACAAAGAAATGCACGACACTGTTTGCCCTCGATCTCGAGGACAAATTCAACCTTTATCACCACATCCACAGGAGTTACAATAGTGACAAACTGGGGATTCATTTCAGAACGCACATATGTGGGCACTATTGGATAAATAGGCTTCCATGCCTCTTCCATATCATTGAAGAACATCATCACTACCTTATGTATTATCTTCTGCTCTATTGGGGTAAACTCTCTGCCTTCAGGCTTGTAATAGCCCTTGCCTGTGCCACCAAAAAAGAATTCAATAAGACTAAATATCATTGGTGCATCAAATACTAAAAGACCAAATCCTCTCAGAGGTTCCATCTTAAAAACATTTATACTCGATGGAAAAGGAACACCACGCATAAAATCATAAAACTTGGTAATATTGACATTTACATTGGTCACATCAACCATGCGACGGATGGCAGCAGACAGGGACAGACGAAAATTCCTCGCAAGCCTTTCGTTTGCAATATCAAGGGAAGGCATTCTCCCCCTGACTATCTTCTCCTGTCCTGTAAAGTCATAGGGCTTTATGCCCGAGACCTCTTCTACCTTCTCGGTCTCTACAGCGCCCTCTGCTATTCCTTTTAGCAGCGCATCAACTTCTTCTTGTGATAGAATGTCTTCCATAACACCTCAACTCTGTCATGCTATAATATCTCATTTGTTAGGAGTCTTACATCCTGTCATACTTCAACATCCTCAAACCTTGTTATCTTGCCCACGACGCTCCACGCTTGACGCATTTATTGCATTACAAAATCCGTAAGATATACATTTTTTACTGAATTTTCTCCAAGCACTTGGTTAATCCTTAGATTTATCTCATCCTTGAGTTGAAGTTTTCCTTCGGGTGAGATAAGGGCATCAGATGTCTTGCTTGTAAGAAGCGTGATAATTGCATCCCTTATCTGTGGAGTCTTTGCCTTTGCCTTTTCCATAACAGCAGGCCCGGCAAGCTCAAGTTGCAAAGAGACCTTTAAAAATCTTGTTCCTGTCGGATCGCTGAGATTAACGACAAATGGTTCGAGAGCAAAAGTTACCCCTTCAGCTTGAGCTTTTGTCTCCTCTGTTTTATGTTCCTTACCACCACCTGATTTTGTAAAAAAGAAAAATGCACCTGCACCACCAGCCAGAACAGCAACTGCAATAATAATAATCAAAACCAAATTCTTCCCTTTTTTCTTTTTTGGCTCCTGTCCTTCTTCTTCGCCCTCTAACTTTTCTTCTTTCTCATCAACCATAAAATACCTCCATGTTTAAATTTATCTTGTGGGTTTTACGAAATTCGTAACCCATTGATATTATTGATTTATTTGACCTATTGTTTTTAGACTTGCCCTCCTATCAAGATTTCATTTATTTTCAATTAATTTCCCTTTCACCCCATTTTTAGCAGTTTACCCCTCAGCCTATCCTACCCCTCACCCTATCCCTCTCCCCTCTCCCCAAAAGGGAGAGAGAATTTTTTAATTTTGTAAAACCCTATAAATTTATCTTGAGATTTATTATCTAAATCGAGCAATTCTTAAAGATATGAGATAGTGAGCAATAGTTATGCCAATAATTAAGTAGTTGATTTACAAGGGATTTTAAATTAAAGAGTCAAAAAAATGACAATTAGGGCTATATCACATAGCCCAACTGTCAAAACAATCTACATCAAATGTGGCAATATACTAAAGGCTATTTATAGCAACTTTGTCGATGATGCCGTTATAGCAGCCTGTGCAACCAACATTCCAGCAACATCGCATATGTTTCTTATCTTTTCCATAGTCAAGGGAAAAAGCTAATCTTACCTCTTAATCTGCATTAATTCTGTGAGCATATCGTCTGTAGTGGTAATAACCCTCGTATTTGCCTGAAAGCCACGCTGAAACGCAATCATCCTTACAAACTCCTCTGCAAGATCCACATTTGATGTCTCAAGGGAGCTTGCCATAACCCTACCCCTTCCAGATGTGTTAGGAGAGCCTATAATCGGGCTGCCTGATGCGGCTGATTCTGTAAAAAGATTTCTACCCTGTTTTGTAAGCATGGTAGGGGATATAAACCTTGCAAGATAAATCTCTGCAATCTTAAGCGTCTGCCCGTTGGTGAATGCCCCGACCATTGTACCTGTATTGTCAACAGTAAGGCTTTTAAGGCTACCTGATGCATAGCCGTCTTGCGTCTGAAATATAACAGAGTTTGCAGAACCATACTGGGTTGTTTTATCCCTTCCACTGCCACCTGCTGCAGTACCTGTTCCAAAATCAAAACTTATAGCCTGTGCTTGTGTTACACCACCTGTGAAGTCAAAGGCACCGGGAGAAACTCCATACTGCTGAACATCCCTTACAAGTCTTCCGTCTGTATCAAATTCGATATATCCCTGACTGCCAACTTGAACCTGTCCTTGTGTACTATCTGCTGCCTGCACAAGGGCATACCAGTGCCATCTGTTTCCTGTGGTGGTCTCTGATCCTGTACCGTCAAGATCAACAGATTCTGCAGTTTTTCTAAAATAGACTGTAACTAAATGACCATAACCAAGGGAATCATATATAGTAATGGATGTTGAAAAATCAGATGTAGTAGATGCCTTGTTTGGATCAAAACCAGTTGCAACATAATCTGCTGTGAATGAAGCAGCCGCAGCCGCAGGTGTAACAGACCTAAAACCAAGAATCTGCTCAATTGTCGTATCTGTATTTCCCCACTCAGGCGTAAATGTACCAGCGGCTTTGGATATCACAAATTTTGGTGGTCTTCCATCAGCACCTGCAGTATAATCCACTGTAAAATCACGATCAGCAACTGGTATGGGCGCAGAATTCAAAGCAGTTTGAATTGCAGTTGCAAGTCCTGCTCCGTCATAAGTACCAGTTGCAACACTTATAGTATAAGGAGTTCCTCCTATGTCAACCACAAGGGTTTGATTTGATGCATCAATAGTAAATGAATCTGCTGTACCACTAAGTGGGTCTTTTGCAGTGGTTGCTGAATTCAGGTTTGCAGCTATTTCAACACTGCTTGTCTGATTTGGAGGACTATTCAAAGATGCCACATTTATAGTGCTTACCTGCCCTGCTTGTGTTCCTGTAAGTAGCTTCCCCTGAAGTAGCAATCCTTCTGGATTGACTATATTACCGTCTTTGTCAAGTGTAAACTGCCCTGCCCTCGTGTAGTACTGAGTACCTGAAGTATCCTTAAGAATAAAAAATCCATCTCCCTCGATTGCCATGTCCAGTGGATTTGAAGATGTCTCCAGTGTGCCCTGACCAAACACAGCCTGGACATTCTGAATAAATGCACCCCTTCCAATCTGAAAGGCACTGCCTCCACCGAGTGAAGAACTCAGGATATCTGCAAAGACCGTCCTGCTACCCTTAAATCCCACTGTATTGGAATTAGCAATATTATCACCAACAACAGACAATCCCTGTCCGTTTGCACTAAGACCACTTACACCTGTAAAAAGCGATGTCAACATTCCCATAGTAAAAACCTCCTTTTGCTACTTAAATAATATTATCCCAACTTTTTAACATCTCAATGGATGTAGATAAAGCTACACTGCTGGCATTATATGCCTTTTGCAGCATCATCATTGTCACAAACTCCTTTGCTAAGTCAATATTACTCATCTCAAGGGAATTGGAAAGTATATTCCCTCCTCCACCAGTGCCTGCGGTTACAATTATTCTATTGCCTGACCCATAAGTCTCTTCAAATAAATTTTTACCTATTCTATTGAGTTCTGTTGGTGCATTAAACCTTGCAAGTGCAAGTTGTGCTATTTTTTTATCCCACCCATTTGAGTAGAGACCATAAAGTATGCCATCTTTATCCATCCTGAAACTCGTAAGACCACCCTCTGGATAACCATTTACTTTTTGAAATACAGTAGAATACGGAGAACCATATTGGGTCGATCCTGTGAAATCCATAGAAACTGTTTGCGCAGCAGGCGTTGTTGGAGGCGTTGAAATATCACCATCCCAATCATCTGCATCCCATGTCAGATTAACACTAAATGGTCCCCCACTACTTGTCATGTTTCCAGCAGTATCAAATGTGAGATTATTTATTATCTGCTCATGATAATTAGGAATTGTCTTACCTGAATTCCATATAACATGCGCATCCCATGTTGAACCAGTTCCTAACGTGAAACCTGTTTTCTTGAAATATATTTCTACAGCATGCGTTCTGCCTTCGCTATCATAAACTGTCATTGCAATGCTGTAGTTATAAGTGCCTGCCTGAGGTCCTTTTGTGGAATCAAGTGGATTGAGAAGTGTTCCAGATGAATAAATAGTCTCATCAGGACTTCCGCTGAGATTGAATACAATCTCTGCAGTGCTTGTTGACTGCCCCGGCATTATAGGTATGCCATCAGTATTTTTAGGCAATATTTCTATATCACTAAGAGTCTGGGAAATATTACCTGCATCATCTGCAATATATCCCTGAAGCCTCAATCCATCTGGATTGATTATTATACTGTCTTTGTTAAGAGAAAATTCCCCTGCCCTCGTATAATACTCTTTATTGGTATTACTGTCTTTCACAATAAAAAAACCCTCCCCTTGTATTGCAAAATCAAGTGGATTTCCTGTGCTAAAAATAGGTCCTTGAGAAAATTGCGTTGTAATAGACTGCG from Dissulfurispira thermophila carries:
- a CDS encoding MinD/ParA family protein; the protein is MIEDKKQKAEDRIRYTTDLQRIIAVSSGKGGVGKTNFVANLALFYASLNKRVLVLDADLGLSNIDVLFGIAPKYNLKHVLLGEKKIKDIIVTGPLGIMILPASSGIRELTKLTDKHRLKLVSELDEFDIPFDIFLIDTGAGISDNVLFFCSAAQETIVVVTSEPTSIADAYALIKVLSRDFQERHFRILVNTARSEKEAFDTFRKLAIVADKFLGLSIDYLGYLPFDPHVKDAIIAQKGFIAMYPNSNFAKRLAGIGKKVLDNPLSEVKGNIQFFLKKALRVG
- the fliP gene encoding flagellar type III secretion system pore protein FliP (The bacterial flagellar biogenesis protein FliP forms a type III secretion system (T3SS)-type pore required for flagellar assembly.), with the translated sequence MFSVFCPLFSFAAPAPPPPAGGGFLGLTTPLELLLFLTLLSILPAILVMTTCFTRIVVVLSFLRQALGTPQVPPTQVIIGLSLFITLFVMSPVIDRIYADAYQPYTKKEINAEEALNRAGVPLKEFMLKQTREKDLALFFKMSKSERPATPMDLPMRVVIPAFAIGELKKAFEIGFLIFLPFLVIDMVVASVLLSMGMMMLPPIMVSMPFKLLLFVLVDGWDLLIGSLVGGYR
- a CDS encoding flagellar biosynthetic protein FliR, which translates into the protein MELYNLINTYAEKFIPVFIRIAVMLSFIPFIGARMTPMMVRVGIAVALTLLLLPVVNVNIENPVRSIFEAFFVGSAIGLTARIILGAVETAAQWMSIEMGIGVAAVFNPMFGEQIGPLSLFYTFVSMGLFFMLDMHHYFIEAIVRSFDMSSIQYKGIFDSIIKLNSILFPLALKIAAPIILVQVLINLAMGFLSRALPQANIFFISFPLLITSGIIFMALSLPFVLMVVSKAFVNVKDAIMVFTR
- the flhB gene encoding flagellar biosynthesis protein FlhB, producing the protein MPEEFEERTEQATPRRRQKAREKGEIPRSRELTGIIPLWVVFLYLSFGGFMFTSLLTYLRTSLKRGFEISLNEVSFMDIFKTDIMNAALIMAPFLGTMLFVIVIVHFLQTGFLLSPAPLSPDINRINPLEGIKKFFNLNTVFETVKGVLKVIVLGLIIYFLIKKELMNLPLLVDMDVQSIMFFSFNQIRRLLLIAAIVLTIFAVADFAYQRWQFERNLRMTKQEIKEEYKEVEGDPRVKARIRSLQREMARKRMMQEVPKADVVITNPTHFAVALKYDSSKMGAPTVVAKGANIIAEKIKEIAVKNNVPVFEDKPLARTLFKLNIGQEIPETLYRAVATILANVYKLKKQKTENR
- the fliM gene encoding flagellar motor switch protein FliM — translated: MEDILSQEEVDALLKGIAEGAVETEKVEEVSGIKPYDFTGQEKIVRGRMPSLDIANERLARNFRLSLSAAIRRMVDVTNVNVNITKFYDFMRGVPFPSSINVFKMEPLRGFGLLVFDAPMIFSLIEFFFGGTGKGYYKPEGREFTPIEQKIIHKVVMMFFNDMEEAWKPIYPIVPTYVRSEMNPQFVTIVTPVDVVIKVEFVLEIEGKQCRAFLCIPYGTVEPIKEKLYSAFSADRDELDIKWLERLKERLKEIPVTVTGRLGDTRVTVQNVLDMKVSDVIILNRRVDEDIDILVEGTPKFKGRFGIYKGSYALKITKVIAHGS
- the fliQ gene encoding flagellar biosynthesis protein FliQ; translated protein: MTTELLNQVSRQTFETILLVGGPVLLVSLVIGVLISIFQAITQLQEMTMTFVPKIIAVFLTLLIALPWMVKVLVGFTRSIFENIPMYVR
- the flhA gene encoding flagellar biosynthesis protein FlhA, with the protein product MLDRLLRQSDFVLAIGIVMILGLMIIPMPPILLDISLSFSITLSVVVLLVSAYIFKPLDFSVFPSILLISTLFRLSLNIAATRLILMRGDMGTEAAGKVIKSFGEFVVGGNFIVGFVIFFILIIINFVVITKGAGRIAEVSARFTLDAMPGKQMSIDADLNAGLIDETEARRRRQEISREADFYGAMDGASKFVRGDAIAAIIIMVINIIGGFLIGVLQKGMPLADAAKTYTILTIGDGLVAQIPALITSTAAGIIVSRAATEANLGAEVVKQLLVNPKALGTAAGILAFFGLIPGLPHVPFLMLATITGTGAYFLSKAVKGEEVATPAPEEAMPPETLESLLPLDPLALEIGYGLIPLVEEGGPLLTRIKAIRKQMVTDMGFIVPPVHIKDNLSLKPNQYSILIKGVEVASAEVMVNKYLAIASGAERTKVEGIPTKDPTFGLPALWIDERDVERAQLSGYTVVDVPSAITTHLTEVIRNYAHELLGKQDVQKLLDNLSKTQPKVVEDLVPNLLNLGAVQKVLQNLLRERVCIRDLQTILETLSDYANVTKDTDVLTEYVRQALARSITKQLQNPDGSVSVILIDPRVERLIIEAVQTTPQGSYLALDPVITDKVIEGIRRSFEEGIQKGYQPVLLCSPAIRRFVKKLSERVSSSIMVVSHGEIAQGTKVYSIGTIKIE
- a CDS encoding AAA family ATPase; this encodes MKIKKFVGRSFKEALEIVKKELGPDAIILSSKSVKTGPFGIVNKDAVEVTAAIDDSESVSVDISKPTGEVFSGVEEILKEIRGLRDEMGFLKETLRPIVPTLRIGKDKKGLFNLLVKQGVDTQFAIILLERSHDSLDSLKGAIKKDLKIQGMSSAEESGLIFLGPPGVGKTTTMSKVAHLLALKKKQVNLISLDDNRIGSIAYMKELSKQIKCPLKVIRNVSDLPKIVYREMGRGPILIDTPGYEYKEILEDIKDIFPSGFPMKKCFLIDASMDTQAALKAWQRCNTEMIDSIGFTKLDMATQYGNLYNLSLLTSRPLSFVATGPDIPDDIRIPTPEFLAGLIVGGV